The Streptomyces durmitorensis genome contains the following window.
ACGGTCGGCGGGAACCGGAACGAACACCTCATGCTCCATGGCAACCGAGCCTACCCACGTGGCCGAGACCATGTACGTCAGTTCGTCAGTTCGCGTACCGCGGGTGCACCAGTGTGGAGGGGGTCAACCCCCGCATCCGCGTCCGTTCGGCGGACGCCACGTCCACCCGCAGCAGCCCGGCCGTCCGGGGCGGGTCGAGGACGGGGCGGGATCCGGCCGCGAGGACGAAGCCCCAGTCGCGCGGCGCCGACGTGCCGTCCGCCGTCCGGTCGGGGCCCGCCGCGAACCCGGAGAGGCGGCCGCCCACGCGGTACGGCTCGGTCCGCAGACCCGCCGCCCGCAGCGTCGCCTCCACCGTCCAGAAGACGCGGGGCCGCGCGGCGACGGGCCCCGCGTGCACGGAGAGGCGGCCGCCCGCGGCCAGGGCCCGGCAGACGAGGCCGTAGAACTCCTGGGAGTAGAGCTTGGTGCTCGCGGTGATGCCGGGGTCGGGCAGATCGGAGATCACCACGTCGTACGTACGAGGGGGCGAGCGCAGCCAGCGGAACGCGTCGGCGTGCACCACGCGCACCCGGGGGTCGCGGTACACCTGCTCGTTCAGCTCGCTCAGCGCCGGGTCACTGCGCGCCAACTCGACCACACCCCGGTCGAGTTCGACGATGTCCACCCGCCGCACCCCTGAGTGCCGCAGCACCTCGCGCGCCGCGAGGCCGTCGCCGCCGCCCAGGATCAGCACGCGCGCGCGGCGGCCGTTCATCGCGGGGCCGACGAGCGCACGGTGGTAGCGGTGCTCGTCGCGGCCGCTGACGCGCAGGCGCCCGTCGAGGTAGAGGTCGAGCGAGTCGAGCCTGCCGCCGGTGAGGACCA
Protein-coding sequences here:
- a CDS encoding polyamine aminopropyltransferase codes for the protein MTPRTGRFLVLAGVFICAACGLVYELELVALASYLIGDSVTQASVVLSVMVFAMGIGSLLAKRLRCRAAAGFGLVESALALVGGLSAMALYAAFAWTGDRGEVWAGGSRYLLVAFSLAIGLLIGAEVPLLMVLIQRIRRQDPSGAVSDLFAADYVGALVGGLAFPFLLLPLLGQLTGALITGAVNALAGGALVFGLFRHDLSVRGRWALLVANVTVLGVLASAAVLVGDFEAAARRAVYGKDVRVAVQTDVQEVVLTGGRLDSLDLYLDGRLRVSGRDEHRYHRALVGPAMNGRRARVLILGGGDGLAAREVLRHSGVRRVDIVELDRGVVELARSDPALSELNEQVYRDPRVRVVHADAFRWLRSPPRTYDVVISDLPDPGITASTKLYSQEFYGLVCRALAAGGRLSVHAGPVAARPRVFWTVEATLRAAGLRTEPYRVGGRLSGFAAGPDRTADGTSAPRDWGFVLAAGSRPVLDPPRTAGLLRVDVASAERTRMRGLTPSTLVHPRYAN